The stretch of DNA TTTAGCCACGAAAAGAGATGCGAATGGCAGAGGAAAGCGTCGCAGAGGGCTGCATGAGGCCTCGGACGAGTGGATACTGGGCGACAGCACATTCGTAGCGTGGCTGCATACTGCCCGCCGTAGCAGCAGCTGAATAAAGGACGGAAATACTGGCATTGAAAAAGATATGCCGTCGACATTGATAGGAAGGTGAGGTGCAAACTGTAAGCCTTTTGTGTTCCAAGATCTTCGTCGCCCTTTGCAGAATGAAGGATGCAGCAAGTTCGTGTGCAGCGTTTTGCGCAAGGGAGACCTGGCGGCCAGGCGGCATGCACGTAGAAGTTCACGCATGCAGATGAAGATTTCCGTTTCACTCGCCGTCTCAAAACGCCGTTTCCTGTCTCTTGAAGAGCTTACGCGCCTCATCGCAGGCATCGTCTGAAAGTGGAAAATACCAAGATGCAGGGTAGCAGGCAAACGTGATTGGAGGACTGAAGTGTTTGTGGTTGCAGTCAACCGGCCCTCGTCTAGCGGTACAGGCGTTTCGAGAGCAGTGTGCTGCTAGGCCTAAAAAGCCTATAACGCAAACTGCGCGGAGCTACAATTTTCCCTATCTAGCCACACGACTTTGCGCCGGCTGCATTCGGCAGTTCTAGCCAACTCTGACAAACGAAATTCCACCGCAGCTTCCGGGTTAGCTCGGTGTCTTGTGTAACTACTTGGTGAATCCGCATGCTGCGTCGGGGCTGCGATTGCACTCGGCCTACGTCTTTTGCGTCTCTTGTCCTTGATACTCTGTCTACGCTTTTTCGTGGAGGGCGCAGACCTCTCGTCCCGAAGACAATGCTCTTGTGTGCCTAACCATGGCAATCggtgccgccgcaggcgctgcgctgtcGAGTGCCGGCGTGCAAAATCTGCTGCCCTGCAGTGCGTCGCTCTGGAGCGTTTTGACGGCGGCAACGCGTGAGCTTCGAAACGAGAGCGCGGTGGCTTCAAAGCCTTGCTGGAGGGGCCCATTTTCGTTCTGCGGGGTCCCCGTTCCGCCAGAGGAAGTTGTCTTTAGCACGTCTCGAAGTTTTGCGATGCTGGCACCGCGCCCGGTCCTTCCGGGCCACGCTGTCGTTACACCGCGGAGAAACGTGAAAGTGAGGATTTCCCGACAGCCAAGCATGTCCACAAAATGTTTGCAGAGCACTGAGTGCAGGTGTGCTGTCGTAGATTGGAATCATTCGTGCTTGGTCTCCTTCGTGCACATCAAGGCGCGCAGGATCGCGAATGTTCCGCCAGATTGTCCTTGTGTTTCCTAGTTATTCACCGTCTGCTGCTCTCGGTATGCCACGTAGCTGCCCTACCGTTCTGTGTATCCTTGCGTCGTTTCAGCAGCGATTTTCACAACCAGTTACACACGAACATCCCGAAAGCGTCGGAATCTGCATCGTTTCCACCGTCCCGGAGCGTGCTGTAGCGGAATGATAAGTTCTGTGCGTCTCTAAGCTACGTCTTGCGTCAACTTGTGGATGAGCCGCAGAGCCAAGCGGGCTTGCAGCGCGAAGATCCGAAACGGAAGAACGGTGCGGAGTGGACAGACAGCGGGTTTGGCAGTATGAACGAGCAGAGACGAACCAGAGCGCTCTGGCTTTCCTTTCTTGTCGAGTTTTCCAGGCTGTGTTTGACTTATCCAAGGAGGAGGTGGATGACTTGTTCCAGGCTGTTCAAGCTGTTCAATATGTTTTGAACGGGGTAACGATGACAGATTCATGCACTATGTTGCTCCAGCAGGGCGAAGCTGCTGAGCAGCGCCTCCCCCAGCTGTATGTGCATCTGGTACCCcgtcgcgaaggcgaccTAGCCAGTAACGATGACATCTATCCACTGTTGGAAACCTCAatccctctgcctctgcatgAGCCTGGCATTTCAAACGGAGCTCGCGATGGTCTGAATGCGTCAGACATTCGCTATTGgttgctgcgcgtcgccgccgacgagcgccCAGCTACAACGCCCTCTACGGACGCTGCTGCATGAACACGAAAACTGCGAAGTCCCCGCCAATAAAAACTGGCTTTGATGCTCTGCGCTCTTGGGTGTAGATTCACCCTTGACATGTCTCGAGTTGACTCGGCTCACGCATCTGCTGAAAGCGCCAGACTCGTCGCTGAGTGTTTGCCTCAGCCGCTGTCGTCGCTCCCAGGGGCCTCAGCAGAACTGCCTGGTGCCGCAGGTTAGATAGAGGACGGCTCCGCGAGACTCTGGGCAGACTTCCCTCTGCATGCGAAATCAGCAGCCTTTGTTGTTTACCACGGCGCACCAACTCGGATGCCGGTTGTCCGCAAGGCACCTTCACGCTGCTCAAGCAGACGCGCTTGGATTACGCGCTTCTACATTGCGTCGTGTGGATCCTCCATCCGTTGGGGTACGCCACCCTACCGCGGAACGTCTGGGATAGCTTTTACCTGGTGTTTTCGacttttttctctgcattcACTTGTTGTGAATCAATCAGTGTTGTCCCGGTCTCCCTGCAAATAACGCCTGCCCTGCATGTCCCGAGACTACCAGATTGACGGCGCTGTTCCTGCCTGCTGAAGACACAGGCCCATGATGCCACAAAGCTGACTGGCTTCTGTGCCCACGACAGCGCAGTCGAACTCTACAGTGTGTTTTGGTCCGTTTCTGTTCGTATGGGTCAGTTCAAATTCGGAGGATTTTTCTGGAGGTGACTCGCTCAACAGTCAGCAAACTTGCTGTCAGAATCTTCGTCGTAGTATGCGTCTGGCATACTGCGGCAGTACATGCTCAGCGAGCGCCCCAGGCATAAGAGCGCCTCGAAAGAGATAGAGGAGACAAACGGCAAATCGCAGACCTTCCGGAGTGTGGAGAGCCCGCAAATTTACTGGGCGTCAAGGAAAACTGTGGCTTGAGCGGTTCCTTCCTAAGAGGAGGAAGTTTCGCTCGCTTCCGCCACATGGGGCAAATTGTCAGAGGCGAGTCGATGCTTGCCGGCAGTTGTACCCGTGGCGCCTTCCCGGCGTGTTTCAGAGAAGTGCATATGAGTTGTTACGCAAACGTCGGCCTTGTCTCGCTTGTCTCACTTTCCTCAAGAGGGAAGCAGCGATTGTCCGCGCTTTCCCGACTatccgcggcgtcgcacaGCAACGCAGGGCGAGAGAGTGAAAACTAGATACACATATGGGTTTCTCACACAGCTGTCCCTTGTGAAACACTGCGAACTGAGACCGACGTAACCTCAGACGACACGTATAGCCGACTTTGCGGCATGGGATCagcaagagacgcagaggctgctACAGGTCAACGGGCCGCAGCCTTCTGCGCGTTCTTCCGCTCTCCATCTCTGTCGCCAGCGAGCCTCATCCGGTAGTCCGGCCAAGGCGGAAAATCATGATAAAACCACCTCCGGCAGGTGATCAAAACGGAGCCTAGCACGTCGGTCATCCTTCCGTTTCAGTCGGTTCCTGCTTGTCCTCGTCCATGGACtcgcccgcagcgggcggAGCAGCATTCTCAGCGTCTTCTGCATTCTCAGTCGCAGCcgggcctccgccctcgAAGGCTTCACGATCGCCTTCGTTGTCCGAGGCGTCCTGCGGATCGGCCTCACTGCCGTCGctcgtttcctcctctctcagcACGCGTGATGGCTGCCCTATGACTCCAAACTCCGCCTCGTACTCAGGGAAAGAAAGAGATAGGAACTTGCCTTGGAATCTTGTCAGTCGCATTGAGTTGATGAGTTCCTTCGAGATCTGTCCAGAGTACTGCGCCTTGCGGATCTGTGAAAGAAATTCATTCATTCGTACAAGCGATGGATTGCTCTCTGCTCATTGTCAGACGGTGTAAGAACTATGCATTAGTTATAACTGTACGATGCTCTGCGTCCTGCATCTCACGACCCGCCGAGACATATACTGTACTTTCTGCCTCACAGTCACGTATGAGCGATTCAGAGGCTTGAAGCACAGAGAGCTCAGCGCCTGCACAACCCCGCAAGTCTCCGTACCAGCTGAATAATGCCATTCTCTTTCGTCTCGAACTGCTCCAAAACTTGTGGAAGGAAGACTCCAGAATAGCTGCGCACACAGAAGTCAAGCACTGCCAGCCTCTTCGTACTCTTCATACAGCGACAATCAGTCTCGACTCCGGCTTTGACATCGAGAGCGGGAAAAGCTTCAGCGAGAGTCTACATTCCCCTCCATGAGGCGTGTACAACAAAGGAGAGTAAATGCACGCGAGGATATTTACACCACGGTTTCTTATTTGTATCAATACACGAGCGAGCGCCTGTATAGTGCTTCACGCATACGCTTGCGGGTGCTCAGAGAAAAGCGTTGGGTATATCCGTGTCACCCGATGCGCTCTTTATACGCCAAGCTTTTGATAGGTGTCCTATTCTTAGTGGTGGATTAGTAatgatccttcttgaccTACACGTAATTGAATTTTACGATCATGTGGATTAAGATACAcaggaagacgaaagaagcagttgttgcatgcattGTAAATTCCAGcagactcatgtccttgacgtttatataaatctattaatgcttgtcatGTTTCTTTGGAGCTATTCTggtattcttcactcagtATCTAcagttctttagttactttcatgcctacaagctctataatgctaagcaactctaaaggtatgttacGCAAgatcgaatgaaacaatgtgctccaacgctagtctaagtctctaacataccaTTTACCTAtaactgtacggaacgtaccaaaggattaattatgtccatctgtgcatctaagttgagactctcggttatatattttagaaGGCGCTGTCTCTATCCACTGCACTCATACGAGGTTGACAGGTGAGCAAGATGTTGGGCAAGCGACACAGGTGTGTCCTCGTATCGCAGAATTCCGAACTCTGACGCAGTTTGCTGAAATTAATACTTAGGATAGTCTGGCGGGCAACACAGACTACACGCGTGGGCGGAGGAAATCGAACGTACCGCAGGCCATTGACAACGAATTCTGTCGCCAAGCCATGCACGCCAAGCTCCCAGTCCATCGGGCCTTTTGCTGTCTGCAGAAAAAAgtagaagaaagagaaagacaaTGTCAAGATACAGTTCTGTGCGCGATCCTATTCAGTGATCTGCAGTCCGATACTGACCTTATCATCATCAATGCAGTGGCTGGGGGTAGAATGGAGCCCCAGTGGCTCCCCGATGAGCTAGAATATTTTTTATAGCTCCAGACTGAGGACGACAGCTCTTCCGATGTTCTGTGACTTCTCGCCTTGCGCGGCGACCCTCTTCTTTCCGAAACGGAGGCTGAGGAACACCCACCTCGAACGAGTGAAGAATTGTTGCAACGCCCTTCAGCGTAGGCACCTCGCTAAGCGTAATCGGAGCGAAGCGTGGATCCTCTTCGGCTGCAAGGAGGGCGTAATTTCCTgagcggaagaaggaacTCATCATCCAAGCAACCGATGTGGTTAGACCAAAGCCCCGGCTGACCATGTAGAGCTTGCGCCAACAATCTCACTCACCTGGTGCCGCGTGCATCTCAATGGATCTCTGTGCAACTCGACGGAGGAAGAAATGCCTCTGCGTCTAGCGTCTTTAGCCGGTGCAATGCAGACCTCAATCCCAGTAGGTGGAACAGAATGCAGCGCCGTGGACTgcaggccggcggcgacagctTGCGTACCTATCTCCTTTGGGGTGATTGCTGCGAGAGTGCCAACACATCCGCGCAAGTCGTAGGAGTCCTGGGACTCGTCAGGCGCGTCTGGATCTCGCTGGTaccaggagaagaaggccggGCAGCGGAGCCCCTTCTGCTGCATTTCCACAATCCCCGTCGGAACTCTTATGTCCTCTTCACCGCCGTTCTGCAGACAGGACCcagaaaaaagaaggcaCTACGACAGAAAAACCCCGACTCCGCCGCTGTGTAACGCGGACCACAGACACGCGAAAGCGATGCACGCATAATGGTCTGCAAGCACTGAGGCGCATGTCAGCTTCTTTCTTTGGCATTCCTGTGTACCTGCAGCGCGTCAATGAGGATGTCGTAGCCCCAGCGAACGAAATCGGTCGTCATATCGACGTTTTTACAGCCTGTATACAAGTCAACGCAGGAACGTCCCCCGAAGTTTAGCCTCACCAGGGTAGGCGCGGGAGTACGCCTCTATGAATTTCGCGCCGGTCCCTGACGAGAAAAAGCTGGCACCATATTAGCCGAGGGCGCTGGAGGCAGATAATGCATGGCATCTCTCTCAAGAGATGCCATGCCTTATCTGCCTCGGCGTCAAGCGCCGGCACAGCGGCACGCTCGTTGGATCAGAATCGTGTGGCGTTGCTTTGGAATACTTCTGGGCCTTCTGTCTGACCATCCAgtctcgcgcctgcagcggatATATCTTCTCCGCGAAGCGCTGTAAAAGCATGGAGCCTTTTCCCTGCTCTTGCGCCAGTGGCGCCTCCACGCACTGCACAGAAGCAGCTGTGCTACCAAACTGCCCCCCCCTAGCAGGAAATGCATCGTTCCTAGCTCTCCTAGGGCACATGCGTAACTCACCCGGGCTGGCCCACATCCCCCGCCTTCTTCTGAGGAGGGACAGGAGCAACGAGCTTGGTTGGTAGCCATATTCTTGAAGAAGGTTTATAAGCATGTCTTCAGTCGAATTGTCTGCCTCCTGACTGTCGCTGATCTGGGTACTATCCACAATGGAAGGTAGACTTGGTTCGCTATCTGCGGTGGAAGGCGGCGGTGCGCTACTATCTTCCCGCTCCTCCGTAGCCGGGACTGATGCCTGCTCTACACTGTCTTGTTCGAGGATGGGCTCCGAGGCTTGGCAAAATAAAACCGCTGTGTCGAAGTGCGAGAGGCAAACGGGGAGACagagcgccgcccccgccgctgcgagcaGCGAAACGAGTCGCCCTTGTAGCAAGGAGGACTGGAAGATAGAATGCATCGTTATGAAACGAAAAACCAACACGCCAAAATACAGAGAACTCTCCTCTATGAAGCAGACACACTACTGCCGGAGCTTCTCACACTCCGCGCTCCAGCCTCACAGCGACACACGTCCTCCGTGCACTTGCTAAAGGCGTGGCAACGGTAAAACGACGACCCGGTCCGTGACGTCAAACGGCACACGCGGGGGCTCTCTTCCCGAAAGATTAAGAGGTCATATGTTACTCAGGACATGATTTACTCGTAGAGCAGTCTTGTCTGTCCTTGGAATGCGCCTACAGTGGTCGTACGCCTCGGCCACCTGAGACGGCTGGACCGCGTGCGGACGCGCTGACTTGAGTCAGGCGTTCGTAGTGCCCGTTCCGCGCGCACAGTCGAACCATCCGCCAACTTTTCCCGTTAAGCAGCACGAGAAATCATCTGGATGCCTAGAGTCAAATAGATTCAGAGTCGTAACTCGCAGCAAAAGCCTCCAGCTTCGCGCCTGTGCGGAGGGACGTCACCTAACAAGCCAGGAAAGGCGACACGGAGCAACGACACGGTGTGTCTCAGCGGATCCCGCGACCCAAAGGCACACACTCCCGTCAACGACAAAGCCGTGGCACGTTACACACGTGTGGGTCCATACCGACAAAGATCTCCCTATTCCCTGAAACCAGCAGCCATCCCTTCAATGCAAGTGATGCGTGCATCGAAACTTAGTGAGGCTTGGGCTTCAATGGCCTCCAGTGCTGTCCACACACGGACGGACGCCATCGCTGTGGCCGAGGGTAAGAATTAGACAGAAAGCTGACAAACGACCAGCGCGGGCCACGATAGCGACGAGCCACAAGCCCTGCGCAGCAAAAGTGTTGTTTCGATAACGGTGAGCCGCAGAGTAGATTACGGAGCGAGGTGTTCCTGCAGCCGGTTATGGCAAAACAATGGCCGCAGCATCATGCCTCGAACGTCAGTGACCCCGAATTTGATTCAGTATCATGCGTCACCGCCTTCCGCACTAGCCAAACCATCCGCGGAACTCTGTGTTATAACCCTTCAGAACAGCGAATGACAAGGCGGAATGGCCTCGCATAACTCTTCTAACGCACTGCCGAGCCAGGCAGGAGTATAGATGCAAGGTATTCATGCCACCGGATCAATGCGCACCCTCAGCAGCAGTTGCTGCACCAATCCGGGGGCGCAACTGCAAGCCTGTCGAGAGAAGTGCCACAGCCTCATGAGAAAAAATATACGCATCTTTGAACCCTTCTCGCACTCAAGTCAGAGCTACAATCAACCGGAGAGGAAACCGTCAAAGAGGCAATAGGCGGCAGCCCCCCTGCTCAAGACTGGTGTTGAGGTGGTCTACGTACATCAGCAACTTCCTCGCACGTAAACGCTCCTTCTTCGTGCTGCGCTCGAACGACCGTGTTGGGATGTCAGTTGCACAGCTTCTCACCAAGCCAGACTCGATGGCACAGGCTGGCTGCAACGAACCTCAGCGTGGATGAATTGGGACACGGGCGTAACCGCCATCCTTACGTTTCAGTTCAAGTCTTTCTCACTGATAGTATACGACAAGAGACCGCAGGAAAAGAAAGCAATTCGTGATTGCCCCGCGAGTCAGCGTTGCTGCTACGACTCCCACGAGTTTCTGAGAACCACGGAAAAAAACCATTCAAACACAGCGCAGCAACATCGAGCAACGCAACCGCGGTCGTGGGATGTTCTGGTTGAACTACAGATAAAGCCGCTTGCCAGTGGCTGTTCGACGTGGAGCCTTTTCGTTGTATCTAACTCGTGTCGTGTTACCAATGGTGTGCAGTGAAAGAACTCCGCCGCGATGAATCCATAAAACAGTACGTCCCGTGCTTCAGCCTGCATGGCGTTTCAGTGCCCATATGCGTGGAAACCCGTGCTCTGAACTGGTGCAGAACAGTTCTCCACGAGCTGCCTACGTAGGATGTGTTCATGGTCTTGGGTTCATGTTCCTGGTTCGGTCAGTCGCTAACATTGCGATGCGAGCATTGGTCTCGTTTGTGTGGATCAGATTTGAGACATCCTACCCCAAGGGCAAAACGCGACTCAACTCCATTAGCCGTCAATGCCTCCAGAAGAAAAGGTACACCATGTCTAAGTACGATGCAGATGAATTTCCTACTGTCTGTTCCGTCACTATCTAtcaaggcgctgcgcctgggGTTCGTGACCCAGCATTTATTACAAGAGCCTAAGTACATAGCGTCAGCGCCAAACAGTCCCCCGAACTGTACATGGTGAGCCAAAGTGAAACACGGCGTCTAGTTTACCTCTCTGAGCGGGCGATTTGACTCCCTAAGTCGCATACAGATGGTTTGGTGGCGATGGGTTGACAAGAGAGGAGTTTCTATCCTAAGGTGGCGTTTTTTCTAAGCGGAACTCAAACGGGCCGTGTCTCGATACGCAGCTTACAACGAGATGCCCACTGATCATTCATAATCATCCAAGAAAAAAGTAACCAAATTCTTTCGGTGTAGGTTTGTGCTTGTTTCATTCGTGTGGGGGGATTTATAGCAGATTTGGAAAGAGCCTTCAGAAAAGATGTGCAATGCTTCTCGTGAGCAAATCGCAGATTGCAGCCAAACGCCGCTTCGAGGAATGCATGCAGAAACGCTGGCCGTTTCGCTGTCCCATGCCAGCATCTTTTTCCCCCGCACGATGCTGGCCTTCGGAAATAAAATTAATGATGGTGCAACTTTTCGTCGGTGTTTCTATTCTCTTCTGTTTTATGTGCGTTGTTGAAACTGGTTCGAAGTGGGCCCGTTCTCAGAACCCCGTGTTGTCCTGCCTGTGGCATTGTCTTGTGCATCTTCTGGGGCACCGGCTTCGTCAAACCTTCTGTTTCCCGGAAAATTATCGACCAACAGGGACCCGTTCCTTCAGAGTAGAAGTAGTTTTTGCTGTGGTTGCATCCTGCTGCTCGGCCACGAATCGAATGCCGCGGCTCAGCCTCACACTCAGTTTTGTGCGGCCTTCTGGCTGTATTCCTCACGATTCGGGGTCGGTGCAGTGGATTTAGGGCAACCAACAGCACCGGAATTTCATGCCGTCCTGTGAAATTTCACTACGTACCAATCTTGCATCCATGAGCTTTTTCCAAGGTGCCTGTCGTGTCTGCCCTGTGACTGGTCTGCACGCGGCACGTCGTCGTATCAGCCGCAGAGTCTTTTCGCACTCTATTGCAGCCGATCAGCGTGTTTAACATCCAGGTACTCTACCGTAGATGTCTTCGGTGGAATTTTCACGGAAGTGGCGAAAGAAATACTTTTGCAAGGCAAATGTGCGCCGCGGACTCCGTATTTGCTCAGTATaagtcgtcttcttcccagAAGTCCAGAAGCGCAGTGGTCAGCCCCCGCTGAGTGCACCCGAAGTATTGCGCCCAGTTTGAGGGCAAGGAACTACCACTTCTCCAAAGCGCGTACATTCTTTCCCAGGACGTACCCCTTGGAAGCGTGCAACCGGAGCCCAGACGATCACCACGCCTTCCGTCTTACTCGTTTTTCCTCAACCCTCAGGTCTTCATTCGCTTGCAGATGTCTCGATGGCTCGAATCAAAATAACTCCTGCACGCCGCTCAggagctgcctcgcggccgaAGGTGGCGATGGGCTCCGGGGGAGTCATTGGAGCGGCTCCGAAGTCTCGCGCTGCTTTCCCCCCGTCTCacggccgcggagcgcctcttcgccgccggtcTTCGGTGGCATCTTCCGCGTCTGACGATGACTCGCCGTCATCCTCTTACTCGTcccgctcgccctctccctcccctgACCGCGTAGCTTCGTCAGCGAGTGGAAATCCTACACAAAGGGCACGAGGTCGCGAAGGAGCGAGTGGGTCGGCACAAACCGCCCACTACCGGGGAATGCAGCCCCGCAGGCGGGCACCACCTGGAGCGAGAGTTCTTCGAGAGATCAAGAGACTTCGCGTACGTGTCGGTCGTAGGGGGAACACGCTTCGCTTCTTGTTGCTGCTCTATCTGGATCAGGGCTGGCCGTCACCCCAGGCGTGCAGCAGTACACGCAGAAATTCTGCACTCTACCTCGAATGGTGGCGGCCGGATTCTCATGGCTGGTGTCACCCAGCAACGCAGGGAGTTACGGGGGCTcgtggcgcagcagcctAGCGAAATCTTTTAGACGAGGGGCGCAGGCCGGAAATGAAGCGGTTTCGGATGAAGCGGCGTCCTCACTGCTTCGTTGTGTCGCGTGAGGCACTGTGTGTGTTTCTGGCGTTGACGCCAT from Besnoitia besnoiti strain Bb-Ger1 chromosome V, whole genome shotgun sequence encodes:
- a CDS encoding histone H3 centromeric CENH3 (encoded by transcript BESB_061060) — protein: MARIKITPARRSGAASRPKVAMGSGGVIGAAPKSRAAFPPSHGRGAPLRRRSSVASSASDDDSPSSSYSSRSPSPSPDRVASSASGNPTQRARGREGASGSAQTAHYRGMQPRRRAPPGARVLREIKRLRESTDLLIPRMPFLRLVHEVAQDCTPPYASPFRFTADALMALQCASEAYLTGLMEDSYLCAMHAKRVTLMPKDLHLAQRLRRAFPC
- a CDS encoding histidine triad domain-containing protein (encoded by transcript BESB_061040) encodes the protein MAIGAAAGAALSSAGVQNLLPCSASLWSVLTAATRELRNESAVASKPCWRGPFSFCGVPVPPEEVVFSTSRSFAMLAPRPVLPGHAVVTPRRNVKAVFDLSKEEVDDLFQAVQAVQYVLNGVTMTDSCTMLLQQGEAAEQRLPQLYVHLVPRREGDLASNDDIYPLLETSIPLPLHEPGISNGARDGLNASDIRYWLLRVAADERPATTPSTDAAA
- a CDS encoding hypothetical protein (encoded by transcript BESB_061050), which translates into the protein MHSIFQSSLLQGRLVSLLAAAGAALCLPVCLSHFDTAVLFCQASEPILEQDSVEQASVPATEEREDSSAPPPSTADSEPSLPSIVDSTQISDSQEADNSTEDMLINLLQEYGYQPSSLLLSLLRRRRGMWASPGCKNVDMTTDFVRWGYDILIDALQNGGEEDIRVPTGIVEMQQKGLRCPAFFSWYQRDPDAPDESQDSYDLRGCVGTLAAITPKEIGNYALLAAEEDPRFAPITLSEVPTLKGVATILHSFETAKGPMDWELGVHGLATEFVVNGLRYSGVFLPQVLEQFETKENGIIQLIRKAQYSGQISKELINSMRLTRFQGKFLSLSFPEYEAEFGVIGQPSRVLREEETSDGSEADPQDASDNEGDREAFEGGGPAATENAEDAENAAPPAAGESMDEDKQEPTETEG